The Propionispora vibrioides genome contains the following window.
TAGGTGGTAATGGTCAAAATAATCGGCGTCAGCACAAAAGGAATTAAGTAAATCGGGTTTAACACAATCGGCATGCCAAACATCATCGGTTCGTTAATATTAAAGGCTACCGGACCGGCTGACAATTGAGCGATATTGCGATTGCTCTTGCGTTTGCCGGCAATAAATATGGCGGCAACCAGACCGATGGTGCAGCCGGCGCCACCCATCCAGACAAAGGCATCAAAGAACGGCATGGTCACAATATGCGGTACAGGCAGTCCAGCCTGGAACGCCGCCACATTGTCATTGATCGCCGGCAGATAGACGGCATTCAGCAACGGACCGAGGATATTGGTGCCATGGAGGCCGAAAAACCAGAGAATATGCACCAGGAAAGCGACCAGCATGGCCGAGCCTATATGATCGGCCAGACCGGCAATCGGCGCCTGAATGGCTTTGAAGATGGCATCATGGATATTGGGTATGCCTACAGTGACCGTCAGTACCTTAATCAGGCAGAAGAGCGTCAATACAATGACCGAGGGAATCAGTGAGGCAAAAGATTTAGCCACCGCCGGCGGCACACCGTCGGGCATTTTGATAATCAGTTTGGGATTACCGGCCAGCCGGACAAAGACTTCCGTGGCGACCAGAGCAACAAACAAGGCGACAAACAGTCCCTGAGCTCCCAGAAAGCCAAAGGGCAGCGCCCAGTCCTTTTCCGATGCGGTGTACAGCATCAGCAGCGAGCCGAATGAAACCAGCCCGGCAGCCAGACCATCGGCCTGATACGATTTAGCCAGATTGTAGCTGGTGCTGAAGGTGACCAACAGAGCCATAATGGCAAACGTTCCGTTCCATAAGTTTACGCCGAAGCTTTTCCAGCCTTCACCGAAAATACTGACCATTGCCTTTTGATAAAACTCTATGGGAAAACTATTCAGCAACACTGCCATAGCACCGACCATGATTAAAGGCATAATGGCCACAAAGCCGTCTCTGATTGCTACCAAATGCCGCTGCGAGCCGATACGCCCGGCCACCGGCACAAAATATTTCTCTAAAAATGCAATAATCGGACCCATCTTTTTATTTTCCACCTTTCCTTCTGCTATTTACCGATCAGTTCCAGGGCGCGCTGCAACACTTTGTCCCCGTTCATGGTGCCGTAATCAATGCTGTTGATTACTTCCACCGGAGTGCCCTTAGCCGCCAGTAAGTCCTTGATTTTCCCCAACAAATATCTTACCTGCGGCCCTAACAATACGATGTCGGCACTGTCAATCACCTTGGACAGTTCAGCCTCGGCTACCGCGGCGATTTTGGCCTCAACGCCCCGCTCTTTGGCTGCTGCGGTCATCTTCATCACGAGCAGGCTCGTGGACATGCCCGCGGAACAAACCAGAAATATGTTATACATCCATGCCTCTCCTTTCTTTCGTTTGCTTACAGCCAGGCGACGTCTACAAAAAAGATTATTGCCAGTCACGCTTTCGCCGGCTATAGCCTGCTTGCCTACACCAACTATGTATTGCAAGCAACATGCCAAGTTTTCCGGTGGTAAAAATAAAAAGAAAGGTCCTTAAAAGCCAGTCATATCAAGCATTCTCTTCAATAATCGCAAAGCGAAATAGTGTGCAAGTTATCTGCACACTATTTAAAAGCCTACACAGTATGGTCCATTTCCAGCATAGCATTCTGTTTATCGCTGCCTAAATCATTTTCCAGGCACATCTTTACAATATAAGCAATTTCATCCTCGGTCATTTTTATCTGATACCGTTCTTCCAGTTCTTTGAAGCTTTGCTGCGCTATCTTGAACTCCTGCGTGTGCTGTCGCTTGTATTCGGCGACATTGACAAACACCGTGGCTTTGCCCTGGTGTACCAGTTTATCCACCAGGAAGCCGATATGCAACAGCATACCAATCTTCACATCCCCTGGCAGGGAAAGATTCAGACGCTTTTCCAGTTCGTCAATAATTTCCCGCACCTCATCAAACAGTTCTTCCACATCCATGCCTCGAACGTATTTTTTAAGCGACATTTTTTTCAAAGAACGCTTGATCTTGACATATTCCTGCTCCTTTTGCACCAGTTGGGCAATTCGGTCCAGCCCGTCACCGGCCAGCACATCGGATGCCGAAAAAGAAGGTATCTTTTCCAGCGGCACATTCACCGTGCCGACAATGGCAATGATACGATGATGCTTGCTCAACTCCTGAATCCGGCACAAGAAATCGTTATGGTCAAGAATATCCATGGCCTTAATCTGAATCTGTTCCTGCGATTTGAGTGACTGACCGATCAGTTCCTTCAAGTGCAGGGCGGCACCCTCCCCGGTAAAGCAGGCGGTAATGATCAGCAGCTCCTGCTCGATTTTCTTGGCAGTATGCCGCTGTATCCGGTACAGGCCAAGCTCCTGGCAGGAGCGGTACACCTCGGACAGCTCGCAGCCGGCCAGCGCCTTGCGACAGGCTTCAATGACCACTGGCGTGCTGACCATATCGATGCACTTGACCGGAATGCCCGTATCCTCTGTCAGCATATCGGCAAAATTACTGAGTGAGCCCATATCGACCAGCAGCAATACGCCTTTGCCATTATGAATCTCCAGAATTTTTTCCTTGGCTTGCTCGTACATTTTTTCCACTTTCATGTTCAATACCATATCTAGACTATGGGCATGTTTTTCGCCCAACAGGTGGTTGGCTACCTGAGCCATGCTGCTGGCCGTGGCATGGCCGTGCATGATGACCAGTACCTGAACCCACTGGTTATGCTTGTTTTCCCGTTGATACACGCTGGAGGCCAGGAACATGGTAAGATAGCCGATTTCATCCAGAGGGATTTCCACATCCAGCTTCATATCGATCATTTTGGCGATTTTTATGGCCACCAAAAATTCATCGGCCGACTGTTTGCGGATCTTATCCAGTTGAGGATGGTAAATATAGGTGCCGGCCCGAATTCGTTCAATACTTTTATTCAAATGCAGCGCCAGGCCGTAATACACTTTCTCGTCATACTCCCGGTTCAGTTGCTCCTCAGCGTAAGCCAGAACCTCCTCCACCGCATTGACGATCTTCATATC
Protein-coding sequences here:
- a CDS encoding sigma 54-interacting transcriptional regulator, whose protein sequence is MGKVDDIYNVLLEWKASGNGISASELSERVGLDRTNVSRYLNQLCNDKLVEKINGRPVLYRPAKKEMLKNKASSLDMIVGADRSLQVPIQQAKAAVLYPPRGLHTLILGETGVGKSMFAEVMYQFARETKMIAEDAPFIRFNCADYADNPQLVMAQIFGVKKGAYSGAESDRDGLLKKADQGIFFLDEVHRLSPQGQEMLFTFIDKGYFRPLGETGQLVYAEVQLIAATTEDPQSHLLKTFTRRIPMTITLPSLNERSLEERYFLIGKFIRSEAKRLEKDIYVQYNALISLLLYDCPNNIGQLKSDIQLACAKAFLRYKSENRSYILIDQAELHARVKRGILNLQERRTEINTLLTQTEDILVFSHQDKPVERKLCIEAEAAEKGAYFYDIIESKLEYLKKRGFTEPEIHELLNVDIESYFRKYISDLPEKFRKEEIAKVVDMKIVNAVEEVLAYAEEQLNREYDEKVYYGLALHLNKSIERIRAGTYIYHPQLDKIRKQSADEFLVAIKIAKMIDMKLDVEIPLDEIGYLTMFLASSVYQRENKHNQWVQVLVIMHGHATASSMAQVANHLLGEKHAHSLDMVLNMKVEKMYEQAKEKILEIHNGKGVLLLVDMGSLSNFADMLTEDTGIPVKCIDMVSTPVVIEACRKALAGCELSEVYRSCQELGLYRIQRHTAKKIEQELLIITACFTGEGAALHLKELIGQSLKSQEQIQIKAMDILDHNDFLCRIQELSKHHRIIAIVGTVNVPLEKIPSFSASDVLAGDGLDRIAQLVQKEQEYVKIKRSLKKMSLKKYVRGMDVEELFDEVREIIDELEKRLNLSLPGDVKIGMLLHIGFLVDKLVHQGKATVFVNVAEYKRQHTQEFKIAQQSFKELEERYQIKMTEDEIAYIVKMCLENDLGSDKQNAMLEMDHTV
- a CDS encoding PTS sugar transporter subunit IIC translates to MENKKMGPIIAFLEKYFVPVAGRIGSQRHLVAIRDGFVAIMPLIMVGAMAVLLNSFPIEFYQKAMVSIFGEGWKSFGVNLWNGTFAIMALLVTFSTSYNLAKSYQADGLAAGLVSFGSLLMLYTASEKDWALPFGFLGAQGLFVALFVALVATEVFVRLAGNPKLIIKMPDGVPPAVAKSFASLIPSVIVLTLFCLIKVLTVTVGIPNIHDAIFKAIQAPIAGLADHIGSAMLVAFLVHILWFFGLHGTNILGPLLNAVYLPAINDNVAAFQAGLPVPHIVTMPFFDAFVWMGGAGCTIGLVAAIFIAGKRKSNRNIAQLSAGPVAFNINEPMMFGMPIVLNPIYLIPFVLTPIILTITTYVAISSGIVPRTVAMVPWTTPPVIGGFLVTGSIMGALLSLINLAIAVVLYIPFVILGERHEAKAEQQTVQSVGANIRG
- a CDS encoding PTS sugar transporter subunit IIB — its product is MYNIFLVCSAGMSTSLLVMKMTAAAKERGVEAKIAAVAEAELSKVIDSADIVLLGPQVRYLLGKIKDLLAAKGTPVEVINSIDYGTMNGDKVLQRALELIGK